Below is a genomic region from Kribbella qitaiheensis.
GCCGTTCGCCGAGGACAGCCTGGACGCCATCGTCATGCCGTTCGTGCTGTTCCATCTCCCTGACCTCCCTACTGCTTTGTCCGAGGTACGCCGGATTCTGGCGCCTGGTGGTTGCTTCGCCGCGGTGACCTGGTCGGGCCACGACCCGCACCCGGCGTACGACGTGTGGGTCCGGGTGATCGACGAGCACGAGGCTCCGCCGGATCCGTCGCCGCAGATGCCGTCCGGCGCCGTCACCTCCGATCCGGTCGAACTCGAACTGGCGCTGCGAGCCGCGAACTTCGACCCGGTCGACATCACCGTCGAGCGGTTCCGCCATCGCCCGACGGCCGGGGAGTTCCTGGCCCACTCCCAGGTCATCGGTTCGATGGCACGGCGGATCGCGCTGCTCCCGGCCGACCGGCGCGCGAGCTGCTTGGCGGCCGCGGAGCGCGAGCTGGCCGGACTCGAACCAGAGGCCTTCACCGAGTCCGGAACCGTCCTGTACACAACCGCTCGCTGAGTCAAGAGCCTGCAGCGGCACCCCGAACCAGGCCGGTCCCGCCAAGGGGACAACTCCGGGATCGGTGGCGACACCGTCTGGGAGGATGCGGGAGTGGATGCGATAGCGGAGCAGTTGCGTGCTGAGTTCGACGTTGCCGGCTACACGGTCGAAGGCGTTGCCGAGCGGTTGAGTGGCCTGGCCAGTGGTGCGCTCGGACGGAACGAGACGACGCTTGCCTACCGCGAGACGGCGGCGGGCGAGCCGATCGACGCGATGATCAGGCTCTTCTTGTTGCAGCGCACGGTGTCGGCAGAGACTGTCCGCAAGGCGTTTCCGCAGACGTATCAGGAATTGCTTGCCTTGGGCATCATTGTG
It encodes:
- a CDS encoding class I SAM-dependent methyltransferase, which gives rise to MTKTLATVIRENYSAIATTYDGKWADVLAVHGRAVTDRLDLAAARRVAEIGCGPGRLLSYLERLAPQARIIGTDLTEAMLRRAPARFARVAGDAEALPFAEDSLDAIVMPFVLFHLPDLPTALSEVRRILAPGGCFAAVTWSGHDPHPAYDVWVRVIDEHEAPPDPSPQMPSGAVTSDPVELELALRAANFDPVDITVERFRHRPTAGEFLAHSQVIGSMARRIALLPADRRASCLAAAERELAGLEPEAFTESGTVLYTTAR